The Hymenobacter sp. 5317J-9 genome has a window encoding:
- a CDS encoding DUF4271 domain-containing protein: MWRARRICWLLAWGLCLALAGMARPAQASEYRQLPPATPTSLSADWLIHDAARNRLIFYLPGYHQPAHTYYQWVRISRNQPFPLSFAAQPGLSLFLDNQLIFNAKSATTYALDLAQLLPAQLAPGTHLLAVWQPDGSPALASFSGVSASSAASGRAEARAGQAQPRVPGPQGQNVYLGFLLVLGLSYGAVRATYQPGLARIFQIDELFSSGADQQAFLAKPAFSLLNLLLVVLFAFSFALLLTALHTDLQNLPLLRRFFDVPETAIVARVLLYAGVITVFVFGKYVYVALLAYTFGLQGLVNVQYREFLRTTLLAGLFLPVVLLLYLSLNSGYPQAVAWAASAAIAVVLVGTVLRVAHTLHQYASLLNLHLFAYLCATEVLPLLVLLKLIVFTY, encoded by the coding sequence ATGTGGCGTGCGCGACGCATCTGCTGGCTGCTGGCGTGGGGCTTGTGCCTGGCCCTGGCCGGCATGGCACGCCCCGCCCAAGCCAGCGAGTACCGGCAACTGCCCCCCGCCACGCCCACCTCGCTGTCGGCCGACTGGCTGATTCACGACGCCGCGCGCAACCGGCTTATCTTCTACCTGCCGGGCTACCACCAGCCCGCGCATACTTACTATCAATGGGTGCGCATCAGCCGCAACCAGCCCTTCCCGCTGTCGTTTGCCGCCCAGCCGGGGCTGAGTTTGTTTCTCGACAATCAACTCATCTTCAACGCTAAGTCGGCTACCACCTACGCCCTCGATTTGGCGCAGCTGCTGCCGGCGCAGCTGGCGCCGGGCACGCACCTGCTGGCCGTGTGGCAGCCCGATGGCTCGCCGGCGCTGGCGTCGTTTTCGGGCGTGAGCGCCAGTAGCGCCGCCTCCGGCCGGGCCGAAGCGCGCGCGGGGCAGGCCCAGCCGCGGGTGCCCGGCCCGCAGGGACAAAACGTGTACCTGGGATTCTTGCTGGTGCTGGGGTTGTCCTACGGGGCCGTGCGCGCCACTTACCAGCCCGGTCTGGCCCGCATTTTCCAGATTGACGAGCTTTTCAGCAGCGGTGCCGACCAGCAGGCCTTTCTCGCCAAGCCCGCCTTCTCGCTCCTGAACCTGTTGCTGGTGGTGCTGTTCGCGTTTTCGTTTGCGCTGCTCCTCACGGCCCTGCACACCGACCTGCAGAACCTGCCGTTGCTGCGCCGCTTCTTCGACGTGCCCGAAACCGCCATCGTGGCCCGCGTGCTGCTCTACGCGGGCGTCATCACGGTGTTTGTGTTTGGTAAGTATGTGTACGTGGCGCTGTTAGCATACACCTTTGGGCTGCAGGGACTGGTCAACGTGCAGTACCGGGAGTTTTTGCGCACCACCTTGCTGGCGGGCTTGTTCCTGCCCGTGGTGCTGCTGCTCTACCTCAGCCTCAACAGCGGCTACCCGCAGGCCGTGGCCTGGGCCGCCAGCGCCGCCATTGCGGTGGTATTGGTGGGCACGGTGCTGCGCGTGGCCCACACTTTGCACCAATATGCCTCCCTGCTGAATCTCCATTTGTTTGCCTACCTTTGCGCCACTGAAGTACTGCCTTTATTGGTTTTGCTCAAACTTATTGTCTTTACGTACTGA
- the lipB gene encoding lipoyl(octanoyl) transferase LipB codes for MASLVEQVPAPPYDAPGADGVQPTTNRTVEVRRLGLVDYVPTWELQEALMAGTLAIKTQNRAAETSGTPQQPTPNHLLLCEHPHTYTLGKSGKPEHLLLDDDALTAHHASFHRINRGGDITYHGPGQLVGYPILDLDNFRPDIHWYLRMLEEAVIRTLAGYGLNAGRIAGLTGVWLDWEEGAPNPRKICALGVKCSRWVTLHGFALNVTPDLSYFGHIVPCGITDKAVTSLAREVGPGVAVSVADVQERLLPHLLDLLGATASAPAAHPNA; via the coding sequence ATGGCTTCTTTAGTAGAACAGGTTCCGGCACCGCCGTACGACGCCCCTGGCGCCGATGGCGTTCAGCCCACCACCAACCGGACGGTGGAGGTGCGCCGCCTGGGCCTCGTGGATTACGTGCCCACCTGGGAGCTGCAGGAAGCGCTGATGGCCGGCACGCTGGCCATCAAAACGCAAAACCGCGCGGCCGAAACATCTGGTACCCCGCAGCAGCCCACGCCCAACCACCTGTTGCTCTGCGAGCACCCGCACACCTATACGCTGGGCAAAAGCGGCAAGCCCGAGCACCTGCTGCTCGACGACGACGCCCTCACGGCCCACCACGCCAGCTTCCATCGCATCAACCGCGGCGGCGACATCACCTACCACGGCCCCGGCCAACTGGTGGGCTACCCCATTCTCGACCTCGACAATTTTCGCCCCGACATCCACTGGTACCTACGCATGTTGGAGGAGGCCGTCATCCGCACCCTGGCCGGGTATGGCCTGAATGCCGGCCGCATTGCCGGCCTCACCGGCGTGTGGCTCGACTGGGAGGAAGGCGCCCCCAATCCCCGTAAAATCTGCGCCCTGGGCGTGAAGTGCAGCCGCTGGGTCACCCTGCACGGCTTCGCGCTCAACGTAACGCCCGACCTGTCGTATTTCGGCCACATCGTGCCCTGCGGCATCACCGACAAAGCCGTTACCTCGCTGGCCCGGGAAGTGGGCCCGGGCGTGGCCGTGTCGGTGGCCGACGTGCAGGAGCGCCTGTTGCCCCACCTGCTGGACCTGTTGGGCGCCACGGCTTCGGCCCCGGCCGCCCACCCCAATGCATAA
- a CDS encoding YraN family protein: MAHAPHELGQAGEAAAADFFLAQGYEVLARGYRHGRAEVDLVLRQGTALLVFVEVKTRSSGQFGAPETFVSARKKELFRLAATHLQEELDWRGDIRFDIVALTLLSQGFRLEHFEDAFY, translated from the coding sequence ATGGCTCACGCCCCGCACGAATTAGGCCAGGCCGGCGAGGCCGCGGCAGCCGACTTTTTTCTGGCCCAGGGCTATGAGGTGCTGGCCCGCGGCTACCGCCACGGCCGCGCCGAAGTCGACCTAGTGTTGCGCCAGGGCACGGCCCTGCTAGTGTTCGTGGAAGTAAAAACCCGGTCATCGGGCCAATTCGGTGCCCCCGAAACCTTTGTTTCGGCCCGCAAGAAGGAGCTGTTTCGACTGGCTGCCACCCATTTGCAGGAAGAACTCGACTGGCGCGGTGACATCCGCTTCGACATCGTAGCCCTCACGCTGCTGAGCCAGGGTTTTCGGCTTGAACACTTTGAAGACGCCTTCTATTAG
- a CDS encoding MraY family glycosyltransferase — translation MSHFDIPLGLSWMWALLVSLFAVPSIIYIAHLKNMLDTPNGRTVHQSLTPRLGGVAVFAGFMSALTIFAPLQNGVKELLAGCIILFFVGLKDDLVGMSVAKKFVGQLLATGIVMIMADVRITSFQGIFGVGTLPVGVSYAFTLGVIVGITNAINLIDGLDGLAGTIVLIICGTFGYYFYQYGGPYFSNYAYVALCLIGGLLGFLRYNFHRAPIFMGDTGSLVCGFIVSVLAIQFIEMGLHVGQPFGAAAPSVAVGILFVPLFDTLRVFSLRMLAGRSPFSPDKNHIHHRILAMGFQQISTVLLLGLLNVLVILFVIRFAHLGNTILIAALAGFSALLSIFFGVYQSRISRRQLLATESGR, via the coding sequence ATGAGTCATTTCGATATTCCGCTGGGTCTGTCGTGGATGTGGGCGTTGCTGGTGTCGCTGTTCGCCGTGCCGTCCATCATCTACATTGCCCACCTCAAAAACATGCTCGATACGCCCAACGGGCGCACCGTACACCAGTCCCTCACGCCACGCTTGGGCGGGGTGGCCGTATTCGCCGGGTTCATGTCGGCCCTCACCATTTTCGCGCCCCTGCAAAATGGCGTAAAAGAGCTGCTGGCCGGCTGCATCATCCTGTTTTTTGTGGGCCTGAAGGATGATTTGGTGGGCATGTCGGTGGCCAAAAAGTTTGTGGGCCAGCTCCTGGCCACGGGCATCGTGATGATAATGGCCGACGTCCGCATCACCAGCTTCCAAGGCATTTTCGGCGTTGGCACGTTGCCCGTGGGCGTCAGCTATGCCTTCACCCTGGGCGTCATCGTGGGCATCACCAACGCCATCAACCTCATCGACGGCCTTGACGGCCTGGCCGGCACCATCGTCTTGATAATCTGTGGCACGTTTGGCTACTACTTCTACCAGTACGGCGGGCCGTACTTCAGCAATTACGCGTACGTGGCGCTCTGCCTCATTGGCGGGCTGCTGGGCTTTCTGCGCTATAATTTCCATCGGGCGCCCATTTTTATGGGCGACACGGGCTCGCTGGTGTGCGGCTTCATCGTGTCGGTACTGGCCATTCAGTTCATTGAGATGGGCCTGCACGTAGGTCAGCCCTTTGGTGCGGCGGCGCCCTCCGTCGCAGTGGGCATTCTGTTTGTGCCGTTGTTCGATACCCTACGGGTGTTTTCGCTGCGCATGCTGGCGGGCCGTTCACCCTTTTCGCCCGATAAAAACCACATTCACCACCGCATCTTGGCCATGGGTTTCCAGCAAATCAGCACCGTGCTGCTGCTGGGCCTGCTCAACGTGCTGGTGATATTGTTCGTCATTCGTTTCGCTCACCTGGGCAACACCATTCTCATTGCCGCCCTGGCCGGCTTCTCGGCGCTGCTGAGCATCTTCTTCGGAGTTTACCAGAGCCGCATTTCCCGCCGGCAGCTGCTGGCCACCGAAAGCGGCAGATAA
- a CDS encoding ketoacyl-ACP synthase III, whose protein sequence is MYLHHVASYLPEAVVTNAHFTRLNGLASEWIIERTGIQERRKAAPGENANTMAIAATRAAFAAAPAFASDSVDLIVVGTYTPHDTIFTAAHAVQRDLNVNEIPTVSISSACSSLLNAVEIVEGYFAMGKATRAVVVVTEHNTAYNNEEDTMAGHLWGDGAAALLISKERIAPGDLRIAEVVTGGAAPVSKADESVTLKPVERGIVMPFGRDVFQQACIYMAKVTQQLLDKHAIAIEQLTYLIPHQANLRISKNVTKQLGLDPARAVSNIERLGNTGCAGAAIGLAEVWDTLKGGDKVIITVFGGGYSYGAMLLEK, encoded by the coding sequence GTGTACCTTCATCATGTGGCGTCCTACCTTCCGGAGGCCGTCGTCACCAATGCTCACTTCACCCGCCTGAATGGCCTGGCCAGCGAGTGGATAATTGAGCGCACCGGCATTCAGGAGCGGCGCAAAGCGGCCCCCGGCGAAAATGCCAACACCATGGCCATTGCCGCCACCCGCGCGGCTTTCGCCGCCGCCCCCGCTTTTGCTTCCGATAGCGTCGACCTCATTGTGGTGGGCACTTACACGCCGCACGACACCATTTTCACGGCCGCCCACGCTGTGCAGCGGGATTTGAACGTGAACGAGATTCCCACGGTCAGCATTTCCTCGGCCTGCTCTTCGCTGCTCAACGCGGTGGAAATCGTGGAAGGCTACTTTGCCATGGGCAAAGCCACCCGTGCCGTGGTGGTGGTGACCGAGCACAACACCGCCTACAACAACGAGGAAGACACCATGGCCGGCCACCTCTGGGGCGACGGCGCCGCGGCCCTGCTCATCAGCAAGGAGCGCATCGCACCCGGCGACTTGCGCATTGCCGAGGTAGTCACCGGCGGCGCGGCCCCGGTGAGCAAAGCCGACGAGTCGGTGACGCTGAAGCCCGTGGAGCGCGGCATTGTGATGCCCTTCGGCCGCGACGTCTTCCAGCAGGCCTGCATCTACATGGCCAAGGTGACCCAGCAGCTGCTCGACAAGCACGCCATTGCCATCGAGCAGCTTACCTACCTCATTCCGCACCAGGCCAACCTGCGCATCTCCAAGAACGTGACCAAGCAACTGGGCCTCGACCCCGCCCGCGCCGTGAGCAACATCGAGCGCCTCGGCAACACGGGCTGCGCCGGCGCCGCCATCGGCCTGGCTGAAGTGTGGGACACGCTGAAAGGCGGCGATAAGGTGATTATCACCGTGTTCGGCGGCGGCTATTCCTACGGCGCCATGCTGCTGGAAAAGTAG
- a CDS encoding cyanophycinase codes for MPDDSILHAAAPLGTLVVLGGGDDDPMLALLARLLPDRNSPIEVLTTASRRQPARTAAAYAHAWNQLGCPHVRHLQVDENNPADDPATLARLRRAALVFMSGGDQERITDFLLGTEFLAILKHKYQAEAGFIVAGTSAGASAMADFMLVNGHGWRSLLAGHVDVKPGLGLLPGVLLDQHFAERGRYPRLMHAVLAQPTLLGVGLSEETGLVIRAGHPAEVFGEEAVVIVDAAAATHNNLPQLPDDQVISGHNLRMHLMVAGQHLDLATREVQAG; via the coding sequence ATGCCCGACGATTCCATTTTGCATGCTGCCGCGCCGCTGGGCACCCTCGTGGTGCTGGGCGGCGGCGACGACGACCCCATGCTGGCCCTGCTGGCCCGGCTGCTGCCCGACCGCAACTCGCCCATTGAGGTGCTCACCACGGCCAGCCGCCGCCAGCCCGCCCGCACCGCCGCCGCCTACGCCCACGCCTGGAACCAGCTGGGCTGCCCCCACGTGCGCCACCTGCAGGTCGACGAAAACAACCCCGCCGATGACCCCGCTACCCTCGCCCGCCTGCGCCGCGCCGCCCTCGTCTTCATGAGCGGCGGCGACCAGGAACGCATCACCGATTTCCTGCTCGGCACCGAATTTCTGGCCATTCTCAAGCACAAGTACCAGGCCGAAGCCGGCTTCATCGTGGCCGGCACCAGCGCCGGTGCCTCCGCCATGGCCGATTTCATGCTCGTGAACGGCCACGGCTGGCGCAGCCTGCTGGCGGGCCACGTCGACGTGAAGCCCGGCCTGGGCCTGCTGCCGGGCGTGCTGCTCGACCAGCACTTTGCCGAGCGTGGGCGCTACCCGCGGCTCATGCACGCCGTGCTGGCGCAGCCCACGCTGCTGGGCGTCGGCCTGAGCGAAGAAACCGGCCTGGTGATACGCGCCGGCCACCCCGCCGAGGTATTTGGCGAAGAAGCGGTGGTGATAGTAGACGCCGCCGCTGCCACTCACAACAACCTGCCCCAACTGCCGGACGACCAGGTCATCAGCGGCCACAACCTGCGCATGCACCTCATGGTAGCCGGCCAGCACCTCGACCTGGCCACGCGGGAAGTGCAAGCAGGGTAG
- the mgtE gene encoding magnesium transporter has translation MQPQTVETITSLIQEGEFFKLKQLLRDFQPSELVSLIEEEEDREQLIIFRLLPLKLATEVFEYLDLEVQKHFLENLAQDKMADILNEMSPDDRTALLEFLPANFVAELVQSLSEEERKVTLQLLGYPEYSVGRLMTPDYIAIRENWTVQQVLDYIRQHGGQSETLSMLYVTDAHGVLIDDIRIREFLLTAPMARVRDLMDRRYVSLVANQDQEEAIDIFRRNDRNALPVVSDQGILLGIVTIDDILSIREEEDTEDIQKFGGSEALDEPYLTMPLLRLVQKRAGWLVILFLGELLTASAMQFFEGELQKAIVLMQFVPLIISSGGNSGSQATSLIIRAMALGEFTLGEWWRVLRREIITGLLLGLILGLVGFGRIAIWQSITPIYGEHWALVALTVGVALVGIVLWGSLAGSMLPLLLKRLGLDPATSSAPFVATLVDVTGLIIYFSVALLLLRGTLL, from the coding sequence ATGCAGCCGCAGACCGTGGAAACCATCACGTCCCTGATTCAGGAGGGCGAGTTTTTTAAGCTTAAGCAACTACTCCGCGACTTTCAGCCCTCGGAGCTGGTGTCGCTCATTGAGGAGGAAGAAGACCGGGAGCAGCTCATTATTTTCCGGCTGCTGCCGCTGAAGCTGGCCACCGAGGTGTTCGAATACCTCGACCTGGAAGTGCAGAAGCACTTTCTGGAAAACCTGGCCCAGGACAAGATGGCCGACATCCTCAACGAGATGTCGCCGGATGACCGCACGGCCCTGCTCGAATTTCTGCCCGCCAACTTCGTGGCCGAGCTCGTGCAAAGCCTCTCGGAAGAAGAGCGCAAGGTGACGCTGCAGCTGCTGGGCTACCCCGAATACTCCGTGGGCCGCCTGATGACGCCCGATTACATCGCCATTCGCGAGAACTGGACGGTGCAGCAGGTGCTCGACTACATCCGGCAGCACGGCGGGCAGTCCGAAACGCTGAGCATGCTCTACGTGACCGACGCCCACGGCGTGCTCATCGACGACATCCGCATCCGGGAGTTCCTCCTCACGGCGCCCATGGCGCGGGTGCGCGACCTCATGGACCGCCGCTACGTGAGCCTCGTGGCCAACCAGGACCAGGAAGAAGCCATCGATATTTTCCGGCGCAACGACCGCAACGCCCTGCCCGTGGTGTCGGACCAGGGCATTCTGCTCGGCATCGTGACCATCGACGACATCCTGAGCATTCGGGAAGAGGAAGACACCGAAGACATTCAGAAGTTCGGCGGCTCCGAAGCCCTCGACGAGCCCTACCTCACCATGCCGCTGCTGCGCTTGGTGCAGAAGCGGGCCGGCTGGCTGGTCATCCTATTTCTGGGCGAGTTGCTCACGGCCTCGGCCATGCAGTTTTTCGAGGGCGAGCTGCAAAAGGCCATTGTGCTCATGCAATTCGTGCCCCTGATTATCAGCTCCGGGGGCAATTCGGGCTCGCAGGCCACGTCGCTCATCATCCGGGCCATGGCGCTGGGCGAGTTCACGCTGGGCGAATGGTGGCGGGTGCTGCGGCGCGAGATTATCACGGGCCTGCTGCTGGGCCTGATTCTGGGTCTGGTGGGCTTCGGGCGCATTGCCATCTGGCAAAGCATCACGCCGATTTACGGCGAGCATTGGGCGCTGGTGGCCCTCACGGTGGGCGTGGCGCTGGTGGGCATCGTGCTATGGGGCTCGCTGGCGGGCTCCATGCTGCCGCTGCTGCTCAAGCGGCTGGGCCTGGACCCGGCCACGTCGTCGGCGCCCTTCGTGGCCACGCTGGTCGACGTCACGGGCCTGATTATCTACTTCTCGGTGGCGCTGCTGCTGCTGCGGGGCACGCTGCTATAG
- the arfB gene encoding alternative ribosome rescue aminoacyl-tRNA hydrolase ArfB encodes MLPPVDAFLPEITFQTSRSSGPGGQNVNKVESRVELRFPLRESQVLTEAQKELILEKLGGQLTAEGLLLVTAQDDRSQLRNKEIVLARFHELLTKSLRRPKPRKATKPSKAAVRKRLEGKKLHSDKKANRRKLD; translated from the coding sequence ATGTTACCTCCCGTCGACGCTTTCCTGCCCGAAATCACCTTTCAGACCAGCCGCAGCAGCGGGCCTGGCGGGCAGAATGTAAACAAGGTGGAGTCGCGCGTGGAGCTGCGCTTTCCCCTGCGCGAGTCGCAGGTGCTGACCGAAGCGCAGAAGGAGCTGATTTTGGAGAAGCTGGGTGGTCAGCTTACGGCCGAGGGTCTGCTCCTCGTCACGGCGCAGGACGACCGCAGCCAGCTGCGCAATAAGGAAATCGTCCTGGCCCGCTTCCACGAATTGCTGACGAAAAGCCTGCGCCGCCCCAAGCCCCGCAAGGCCACCAAGCCCAGCAAAGCCGCCGTACGCAAGCGCCTCGAAGGCAAAAAGCTGCACAGCGACAAGAAAGCCAACCGCCGCAAGCTGGACTAA